A part of Aegilops tauschii subsp. strangulata cultivar AL8/78 chromosome 2, Aet v6.0, whole genome shotgun sequence genomic DNA contains:
- the LOC109744473 gene encoding DNA-binding protein S1FA2 translates to MAEQFAESANNVIIEEVNKGLNPGMIVLLVVATTLLLFFVGNYALYLYAQKTLPPKKKKPVSKKKLKREKLKQGVSAPGE, encoded by the exons ATGGCGGAGCAGTTCGCGGAGTCAGCG AACAATGTAATCATCGAAGAGGTGAACAAGGGCCTGAACCCTGGAATGATAGTCCTGCTTGTGGTTGCGACCACCCTGCTGCTTTTCTTTGTTGGGAACTATGCGCTGTACCTGTATGCGCAGAAGACGCTCCCtccgaagaagaagaagccaGTCTCGAAGAAGAAGCTCAAGAGGGAAAAGCTGAAGCAAGGGGTTTCTGCACCAGGGGAGTGA